aacGTTATAAGACCAATACCTCTTCTTCAAGGTCCCGCCATCAAATTGGAGCCCAATTTAAAGCCGTTAGTCTTTGGGCGTTACTTGCTGGTAACCCCTTCTATATGGGATTGGGTTGGGGGTGGTGGCTTGAGTCAGGCTTGAGTCGGGGTTGGGGTTGTGGGTGGGGAAGAAGATGATAatgaataaaaagaagaaacatgAAGAGGAAAGAAGCAAATagaaaatttaaaagaaaatataaaaatatttttgtgttttttgttttttaatattcatttttatttttttaagtaaattaTAATCCATGTGTGTCAGACATCAGTGACATGTTAATTAATGAGGCCACGTCAGCCAAGGTCGTCTAAATTGGGCTCCAATTTGATGGCGGGTCCCAATTAACACAAATTAGAACAAAAGGTAAAAATTGCTCATTTTAAACAAGGAGAACCCAAATTGCATAAGCACTAAACATCAGGAGCCGCAACTAcaattaaacatttttttataggcaaaatttATGTTCCAAGATCCAAACTTTGGACCTTCTCCTTTCTAAATCTTATGTCCTAAGCTTCTATTGCTTGAACTATAGTTCGGGACACCTAAGATGATATAGATAAGTGAATGACTTGATATTATTTCCTAATCTATACTTATTCATTTAGTaattgccaaaaaaaaaaattacattaagcTAAGGATACTATGTAGATGAGATAAACATGATTTTATAAGAACGACAATTTAATCTCTCATCATAAGGGTAGAATAAGAATATTATTAAACTTTTTCCTTTGTGTCAGTTTTCATTAGGTTGTTCAAGATGAATCAGACTGAACCGAACCGCAAAAAACGAGtcattttttgcaaaaaaatggGTTGGTTAGCCGAAAATTGGTTTTCGGTTAAAAAAACGGTTTCTGGTGGTTTAGATTAGTCGGTTCCGGCTTGAGCTCCGGACTGACCGAGCCGACCAAACcagattttattaaaaaaaaagagcctAGCCCAAATCTCATGAGAACCCTGACCTTATAATATAAATACTATCATTATCCACATTGTGCCTCCCAAACCCTACCAGCCACCACTTCTCCCCTTAAACCCTAGCAGCCACCATGCGACTCTCAAACCTTAACCGCGATAGCCACCAGCCCACCACTTCTCCTTTCTTCTTGCTGTCAGCATGGACTTCCGATGAGCTACGCCACCACATCCGCTTCTCTCTTCCCCTCGTCGCAACGACCCTCTAAGTCAGCGCCAACCACCACTTATCCTCTGTTGCCTGCTTCACCGTCATCAGGTTCGAGGAGGAACCTTCACGCGCTTCTTTTCTTTTACTGCATCTTCCTTAGATCTGAGTATGGAAGTTGAAGACGATATCAACAGATCTAGGTTTCTTCCATCTGTTGCACTTTCATTAGCCTCAGATCTTTTGCACAAGTGAGTAAAGCTCGACGAGGACAGACGAGAAGACAAAGAAGACACTCACGAAGATGAGGAGTTGAAGAAGACGCTTGCTAGCAGTTTGCCTTACTATTTCATAGTGTCACAGGGGATAAATGACATTGAAAAATAGTCCAGGTGTTCTTATTTGAATGAAAGTGGTACTTAACACAACTATTGTGCTttgttttaatttgtgaaaTTTTGTACTCATCACTGGAAAGCAAAGAATTTCTTCCTCTTCACTATTCTTTTCCTCATCGGTTACCATTTAACCGATCTGATTAACCCGTACCCACAACACCCGAGGTCCGACCAAACCGACGCTTTACACGGACGGTGGCAGACCTGGGTTTTTGGTGATTTTCACCGAACAAAACCGACGCCAGCGGCCAAAACCAACTGTAACCGGCCAATGGACAACCCTAGTTTCATGCCTCATTAGAGAGGATTTCTGAAACTATGGGGTTCACATGTTTTTTTGCCCCTTCCACTTGTTTTCCATTGTGATCCAAACAATAAAAAACTCCCCTTTTCATGTGTAATCCTTCCATCTAACTTCCTTCCTTTCATATTACCGAGAAACAAACGTAGAACAAGAGAAAATTACATTCACCTCTCGTGAAGTATTctaaattcatttttttggtTGAAGCATTCTAAATTCTAATACTTCATTGAGCATCCTTTGTAAAATCTAATTGACACAATTTACCCCTTTTCTAACGGGAGTAGACGGTGACCGACTAGCAGACCTTCACCATTTCAGCACTCACCTCCACCAAGCTCCTTGTCGTCACCCTCCTCCCGGAGCTTCTTGGCCAAAACCTGTCACCGGTCCTCCACAGCACCACCCTTCACCGCCGCAAACAACCACACCGCGCCTCGGAGTCGGAGCTGTCATCACGTCGCACCTGACTTCGTATTCACACAACAAAACTAAATCGGGTATGAAATAATTGCCTTCCTTAACCTCCTCCTATTTTAATTCACACACGTTCCTCCATTCTACCTCTCTTCATTCATTCCCTCTCTCACATTCCATTGCTTTTAATTTGGTTGTTGCAAAGTTTCTTGGTTGTTAATTTTTTGGCAATCGAAACTTGAAAATGCTAGAATACCTCCAATAGAGATTGTCTCTCTCTGATAACGATAAGGAATGTGAGGGATTTTGAATTTTCACAAATTACAGGGGTGTGGCTGCAATTTCCACTAACAATAAATATATGAGAGATGTAATTACTTTAAGACGACTAGTTTGACTTGGACTGTACGAGAGTTGCCAATAAAAAGGTGTAAGGTGTGGCGTTCCAATAACGTGTAGCACGTTCTTGGGCGTGCTTGGGAGAGACATGTCCACTTAATATCATCTAAGAACTTCTGAAGATCAGTCTCATGACGGTCGGTATGGAATACATTATGAAACCAAAATGAAAAGGCGTGGCTTCATCTTACCTGTTTCCTCTGCTCTGCATATTTTCTTTCAACTCCATCCATGTTTTCCTTAAGATCTGATCCCTGTCCAGAGTGGATCTACGATGTCCTTTTGAGTTATTGTGTTAATGATGACTCTGCTAAATCTTTTGCATCACTTCTCTACACCACTCTCACAGAGGCTGGAGTTGATGTTTTCAAGGACGATGGCAAGCTTAGAAGTGGCGATCAGATATCATATTTCTCCTCAGTGCTTCATGCAATCGGAGTTTCTAGAATTTCCATCATTGTTTTCTCAAGAAACTATGCTGCATCTCAATGGTGTATGGAAGAGTTGGAAAAAATAATGGAGTGCCGCAGAACCATATCTCAGAGGGTAATCCCTGTATTCTATGAAGTAGATCCCTCTGATGTATTTATGCAAGAAGGTGCGTTTGGAGAAGGTTTTGAAGACAAATTGATAAGTTGGAGGGCAGCTCTCAGTGAAGCTAACAACATATTAGGACTTCACTCAGTGGATTCAAGGTAATCAAGTTATATTTTGCATTTGGTTTTGATTTTTGCTCTCCATATTTATGCTTTTAGGCTCTGATTGGCATATCTAGCTGATCACCACCCGGAAGCGGTAGCATGTCCTTCCCATCAAATGTTTTTCGCGAGATTCGAATTCGTGCACTCATTCTTACGTGAGTTTAACTTGCTTATCACTAGACCAATACCTTGTTGATATTTTatactaatttaaaaataattattactttAAAAATAAGGTTTAAGCTAGTTGAAATATCTTGTCAAACAAAGCCTTTGTTACTATTATTAACAATGtgatttttaaatgaaaattgtTTTGTTCACACTTGTAATAATTgccatgagactaatctctcAACCCCACAGTCAGCGCTCTAAGCGCTAGGGGACCAAAGAGTTATTTTCttgcattttcttttcttttgaatGATGGACTGAAGCACCCTAGTGCTCCATATTAATatatttggcttataaaaaaagagaaaagagaataaTAAGAGTGtgaatatatcattactctttttAAATATCCCAAAATATATACCTCcttcttctaatttttttcatgttacaacctattttattttttattttcattttcttcttatgTTTTTTGCTCATTTGGGACCGggcattttttaatatttttctggGCTGGGGTTGACATGATAATTTGAATTCAAAGAATGTATTTCCTACAGTGTTCTTCACTTCTTTGTTCACTTAGAATAATTAAATAGTTAGTTTTATATGATTATTATACAAATGATTTGATTTTACATGTAAAATACAATTGGGAGAGAGAACTTTTTGTCCACTGAGTTGGGATTGTACATGTTAAGGCAGACTTGCTAGCAGAGAATTGCTCTTTGGTTCACATTCTGTTAGAAATCATACGTTAGATCCACACACCACCACAAAACCCTAAGCTTAAGGTGAAAGGTGGGTGTGATCTAAGTTATATATACACTCTTTCCTTTTCTAATCTAGGCAATGTGGGACTCGTTTGAGTCACCACTTGTTATTTTCTATTACATTCTATAGGAGGGAACACGACGAGATCAACAAAGTAGTTGAAGATGTTATGGAAGATGTTAAGGCAGACTTGCTAGCCTTCAGACAATCGAAGGATCTAGTGGGGATAGAATCTCGTGTGCAAGATGTGGTTCGACTGCTGAACAGCCAACAATCACAACATCCACAAATACTAGGGATATGGGGTATGGCAGGGATAGGTAAAACAACCATTGCCAAAGAAGTTTTTTCTCGAATTGGTCATGGTTTTGAGGCTCTTGTATTCCTTAATAATGTCAGGGAATGCACACTAGAACATGGGTTGCTTTCTTTACAGCATAAGCTTCTTTCTACAATCTTCGAAACAGAAGAACTACAGCTACATTCAATTGAATCAGCAAAAAAGATACTGCGGGAAAGActtcatgatagaaaaataCTTGTTATACTTGATGACGTGAATGAGCCAGAGCAGCTAAATGCTCTGTGTGGAAGTCGTGACTGGTTTAGTTCGGGCAGTGTTATAATCGTCACCACAAGAGATAGGCGTCTACTCAAGACGCTTGGAGTTGACCATGTGTATAGAGTGCCAGAGCTGGACCAAATTGAGTCTCTTGAGCTTTTTTGTTGGCGTGCATTCAGCCAAGCAAGTCCTGGAGAAGATTTTGTTGAACTTTCCAGAAAAGTAGTTGCTTACTCTGGGGGATTGCCACTAGCTCTTAAAGTCACTGGGCGCACTGTGTTTGGAAGTGACGCATCAGAGTGGAAGAGTCTGTTACCCAAACTCAAAAGAGATCTCGATCACAAACTTTACCGAGTTCTAAAAAGTTGTTTTGATGATTTAGACGAGACAGCTAAAGTAGTAGGCCTTGATATAGCATGTTTCTATAGCGGGATGGACCGAAATGAAGTGATACAGATGTATGCATTTTCAGCAGAAGTTGCATTACAAGTTCTTCAAGACCAAAGccttttaattattaatgagAATAACAAGCTCAGAATGCACGTTCTGCTGCAACATGCGGGAAGAGAATTCCAAAAGGAGAAGGTGTTGCAGAAGGTTGCTCTGGTACGTATAGGttattgtgtgtgtgtgtgtgtatctTCAACAAGAAGAAAACTGCTAACTAACACTATATCTAAATGCtctttgatattttatttttaatttcaggGAAAAATCTACGACGTGTTCTTGAGTTTCAGAGGGAAAGACAGTCGCCCAAAATTCGTTTCACATCTCCATACCTCTCTCGAAAATGCTGGAATATATGTTTTCAGAGATGATGATGAAATTCGGCGGGGAGATACGATCTCAGACTCATTACTGCGAAGTCTCAGACAATCTAGAATTTGTATTGTTGTTCTGTCAAAACATTATGCTAATTCAAAATGGTGCATGCTAGAGTTGGAGAACATAATGGAATATCGCCAAACCATGGGTCTGGTGGTTGTGCCAGTGTTCTACGAGGTAGATCCCTCAGATGTACGTCATCAAGCAGGTGAGTTTGGAAAAGCTTTTGAGGATCTTATAACAAGAACCTCACTGGATGAAGAAGACGACACTGTGCAAAATTGTAGGACAGCACTCCTTCAAGTTGGTGGCATAGCAGGTGTTGTCATCATAAATTCCAGGTagtttagttttagttttttatctatatatttaaccttatgaaaaaaaattaaacctgtgTTTTGATTTTTGTGGTATTTCAAATTGTCTAACATTGGAATATCATCCAAAATAATTGAATGTCTCTCGGAAGTGATTTTTGTGCAATGCcatgaaataaaatttaattttagtgtACTGTTTTACTTTTATAGTGATTCTTTTAATTACTCCAACACTGCTTCTACCATGAACCACAACTTGGCAGCTCTTTCTTCTTTCCCATGGTTCTCGTTTTATGCAATGGCAAATTGGCAATCACTCAAAGTCAAATAAGTTGTCTTTTCTCTCACATGTTACCCCTCAACATTAtaaattgaaagttgaaacgAAATTAGATTTGATGTGTGAAAAACTTAATAATAAGTGTCAATTGTTTATTAGAGAACAGTACCAACAAAACATATGGTACTGTACGTAAGTTTTGTCCTAGATCCACCTGAATAAATAAGATGTTCACGTGGATACAAGCGGAGCTGTCAACTTTTCTCAATTAGATCTCCTCTTCTTTTGTATTTTATGACCACCCCAGTTTGTATAATGGTAATATGATCATTTATGCACTAATTCTAGGGTTCATATTTTACAGGAACGAAAGTGAGGATGTCAAGAAAGTAGTTGAAGATGTTACTGATTTGCTTGGCAAGACAGACTTATTCGTTGCTGAGCACCCAGTGGGGGTAGAAGCTCGTATTCAAGATGTGATTCAACTTTTGCATAGTCATCAATCCAAAGCTCCTTTGCTACTTGGGATATGGGGGATGGGGGGGCTGGGCAAAACAACCATTGTAAAAGCTGTTTATAATCAAATTCGTCGTGATTTTGAGGCTAAGAGCTTCCTCCTAAATGTCAGAGAAGTTTGCGAACAAAATAATGGTATAGTTTCTTTACAACAGAAGCTTCTTTCTGATATCTACAAAACAACCAAGATAAAGATAGATAATGTTGAATCAGGAAGAGTGGAATTGAAGAGAAGACTTAGCCAGAAGAAAATATTTCTTGTGCTTGATGATGTCAATAGATTGGACCAACTGGCTTCTTTGTGTGGAAGTTGTGAATGGTTTGGCCAAGGAAGTAGAATTATCATCACAACCAGAGATGAAAATATAGTCAGCAGGGCATTTGGAGTTGAGCTTGTATATAGAATAAAAGAAATGGATGAGAAGGAATCTCTTGAGCTTTTTAGTTGGCATGCATTTAAACAACCAATTCCTGGAGAAGGCTATGCTGACCTTTCAAGAGATGTAGTTGAGTACTGTGGGGGATTGCCGCTAGCTCTTCAAGTAATCGGGTCCTTTTTGTTGACTAGGAGGAGGACTacagagtggaagaatgtgctggAGAAACTCAAAGTGATTCCCAATGGTGAAGTAATGGAGAAGCTAAAAATAAGTTTTGATGGTTTAAGTGATGATGATATTAAAGAAATATTCCTTCACTTAGCTTTTTTCTTTATCGGGATGGACCAACATGATGTAATTAAGATATTGAAAGACTGCGAGCATTTTGCAGAAATTGGAATAAGTGTGCTTGTACAACAAAGCCTTGTAACTATTGATAGGAAGAACAGGATCGGAATGCATGATTTGCTACGAGACATGGGAAGAGAAATCGTCCGCAAGAAATCAGTAGATGGGGGCAAGGAGCCTAGTAGATTATGGCATTACCAGGATCTGGATTTTGTATTATCAAAAGATACTGTAAGAACTTCCTGCATCTACTGTTTTTGTTTCTAAAATATCTAAACTCAGAGGATGCTAAATGACCTTTGATGACCCAGTTATTTCTTGTCCTATTTTCTCAGTAATTGTGAATATATATTATCTTTGATTGTGAATCGTCTTGTGCTACTTGGTTCCCAGTAACAGATTATGGGCTTCAAACCTCTTAGTTTTATTCAGTTGCACTAGTAGATGTGTCTCATTTTGTTCATTTTGTTTCGCAGAGAAAGACAGATGTTCAGGGACTGACTTTGAAGTCTCCAGAAATGGATACAACTTATAACTTCGAAGCCAAAGCATTTGAGAAGATGGATAAACTTAGATTGCTTCAACTTGCTGGCGTGAAAATTGATGGAGATTACAAGTATCTTTCAAAAGATCTTAGATGGCTTTGCTGGCATAGATTTCCTTTAAAATACACACCAACAGACTTTCATCAACAAAGTTTAGTTGCCATTGACTTCAAATATTCCAATCTGGAACAAGTTTGGAAGAAGTCCCAGGTACAAgttataattcttttttttatacttttaaaGATAGAGTTTAAACTGTTGGACGTCTTTagatgatttttttcttttttcatcaaATTTTCCTATGCTGTTGTcaacaaatatttttaaatttgttttatGTAGTTGCTGAAGAAGCTGAAATTTCTGAATCTTAGTCATTCTCCTAACTTGAGACAAACTCCAGACTTTTCAAACTTACCAAATCTTGAAAAGTTAGTACTTAAAGACTGTTCTAGTTTGTCTTCGATTTCTCATACTATTGGAAATCTCAATGAACTGGTTCTGCTAAATTTGAAGAACTGTACAAGCCTTCATTCACTTCCAAAAAGCATCTATAAGTTGAAGTCATTAAAAACTCTTATTTTGTCTGGATGTTCAAAAATTGACAAGTTGGAAGAGGATATAGAACAGATGGAATCTTTAACCATCCTGGTTGCAGATAACACTGCAATAACAAGAGTTCCCTTTGCTGTAGTGAGATCCAAAAGCATTGGATATATTTCTTTGTGCGGCTATGAAGGATTCTCACGTGATGTATTTCCATCAATTATACGATCTTGGATGTCTCCaactaataatattttattccaAGTTCAAACATCTTCTATGGGCATGTCATCCCTTGATATCTTGTATGAACAAAACAGTAGTTCATCAGGTCTATTCTATGCTCTAAAGGATCTTCAGAAGCTTCGACGCCTTTGGGTGAAGTGCGACTCAGAAGTTCAGCTGAATGAATGTGTAGAAAGAATTTTGGATGCACTAAAAATCACAAATTGTGCGGAATTAGAAGCAACACCAAGCACATCTCAAGTCTCAAACAATAGTTCTGCTTTACTTGATTGTCACAATCAAGTTCGCATTTCAGGGTCAAAACTTTCGTCGACTTCTCTTTTGATACAAATGGGAATGAACTGCCGTGTCTTCAATACTCTTAAAGAAACTATTTTACAGGTTCTCTCtctgtctttcttctttttacaAGCATAATAGTACAAATGAGTTTATTTTATACATCacaattttaaaatgttttatAGACTTACTCATGttgaataatttaattttatacatGCATGTACACTGTACAGATGTCCCCCATTGAGTCTGGTTTACTTCCCAGTGACGACTATCCTGATTGGTTAACATTCAATAGTGATTGTTCTTCTGTAACTTTTGAAGTCCCTCAAGTGGATGGGCGCAACTTGAGGACAATCATGTTCATTGTCTATTCTTCTTCCCCAGACAATATCACATCAGAAGGCCTGAAAAATGTGTTGATGATAAATTGCACAAAGAACACCATTCAGCTCTATAAGAAAGGTGCATTAGGATCCTTTAATGAAGAGGAGTGGCAGAAAGTAGTATCAAACATAGAACCTGGTAACAAAGTGAAGGTGGTTGTCTTTTTTGAGAAAGAATTCATTGTGAAGAAGACATCAGTTTATCTCATATATGATGTGCCAACTGACCAAAAGACAGAACACTGCCATGAGCCAGATAAGAGTGTTCCTGTTTCCGGTGGTGATGAAAATGTTAGTAATAATAGGCTAAATTTAGGCTCATTCTATATGATATTTTTTCATATTGTTATGCAAGTAAGCATTGATTCAACTCTTTCTTCAAAATAGTGTTAAAAGTTTTCCTACTCTTTATATATTTGTCTCAGGACTTTTCTCAACCTGAAGGTAGCAACGCTGATCCACCTCCTtgcttaaagaaaaagaaaatcaagCATAAGGATACTCAAAAACCAATTCCTAATGACATTGTTGAGAAATTTCCAGAGGTAAACTCGTTaaatttatcttttaaaatatttcCAATTTGAGCTTTGAACTTTgttctttttactttttttcagtataaaaccaCAGAATCCTTCTTCTGTAAAATTTCAAACTCGAATTCcttcttctatttctttttctttgagcTCTGATGGCAGTTTGGAAGTTGACCATTTATTTTTGGCTTTGGCTTTGTAGATACCTGGAGGTGAAGCTGTATATGTTTATAGAGAGGCTGATCGAAACGTTCCCCCAGGtccaaatttttctttaaactCTGAACCTTATGATTTTGTCAATTATGAACCAGTCACATTAACTCCTAAAATTCCTGTAGAAACTCAAGGTCCTCAAATTCCTCCTTCTGGTATTCCCACTCGAACCAACATAGAAGTTCCTTCTCCTCCAATAGAAAATCCACTCAAAGAAGCTGCTGTTTCTGAAAATGAGCCTCTTCAGAATCCATTTCCAAAGATTGTTAATCCTTCAGGTCCAACTTCTGAAGCTCAAATTCTTGATACTTTGAATGAACCAACTGTTCAACAACAAGAATCTCCTCCATGTCCCTCTTTAAACATAAAAGATTATGAAAAGATGCTTGAAGATGACCCCTTTCAACTTATGATGAAAATCATTTCGAAAGAGATTCATTTCTCTGACACTAAACAAATTAGCACCAAGACTTCTGAGTCTTCAACATCTACTCCTCTTCCCATGTTGATCAACCAACTGAAGGAGCTTATATTTTCAGTGGACTTAATCGAAGCATTACCGTCGAACACCTTTCTGAGCAATCAAATTCGGAAGGTAATGGATGAGATTGAGGTTCATCAAGATAAACTCAAAGCTTACCGAGATATAGGAGTTGGAAATTTCTGTTATTGGTACAATGATCTTACTTCAACCAtagatcaaataaaaaattcaaaactctTTATATTCCAACTTGAAGCTGATCAGGAGGAAATTAGACAAAAGTTAATGAAAACTCGAAGCAAGTATGATGGTGCTATTGCTGCAGTTTTGATGGGGGCTTCGAGACGTTGTGAAATCAAGAATGAAATTCAATCACTCAAGCAACAAATTTCTGAGCTTGAGAAGGAAGATGCTTTGATTATTGAGGAAGAACTTAAATGTGAGGATCAAAAGAGAAACATCATTGAGGAAATCAAAGTCTTATCTAAAGAGGCTCTTGAGAAAGGTAAAGAAACTGCTGCCCtccagaaaaagaagaagaagcatgaaTCTGTACTTGAAGCTCTTCGAAAGACTTATGAAGAGATGAAGTTCAAGCAAACTTTTTAGTCTATAATCTGTGGTTTTCCTTTCTAAGAGTTGGTCTTGTGAATCTCTTGTACATATTTGAAGCCTATAacacttttttaaatttttctatAAAGCTTTTGATGGAACTGCCCTGAAACATTCTGGAAAAACAGATGTGAATTTACTTTGAAGAGCGTCCAATTTTAAGCTCCATCCTTGTTGGCCTACCAAAAGAGTTTCCAATTTGCATTCTGAGAGGCCATCGGAGCCTCCAAATACTTTCATGGAGTGCAGTTACCTCCAATTTACACTTGAATCAAATTTGTTGCCGAAAGATGGCaaacaatgataacaacaacTAACAGAAGCACATGGATCCCATTTTCCCCCAAGTGCAATTGAAATAGGTTCCATAATAATTTCTTTGGAAATAATAGTATGCATTAAAAATCCTTCACTGATAAAATTAATGAGTACACTATAAGTTCTCCTAGAACTATGGGGTACCATAAAATACAATTTTTCATAATAAGGTTGATATCAATATAATGAATGACCTTACCAATGGGTGCACTAGCATACACAATAGGGAAAGCAAAACCTCAAATGAAATATATCAAGACTAGTGTGtttcacccgtgcgttgcacggcggaTTTTTATTTTCAGATTTTACCTATCATGATTGATATAAAATAAACAATAGtttcacaaaaaaaacaaagatatGATTTTCGTGATTGAAATACAACGATGACAAAAATGTTATAAATTGAAGATTTAAGTACAGgtaaacaaacaaacaacaccAATTAACGAACGATATAGTATTGGAGTCAACtactatttaaaatatatagatTAGTCTAATGAGTAGATGAATGTCTTGATAAAAATCTTTAAAGTTGACTATCTAGGGAATTCAAGTCTTCTCAAACCATGAAACTGCAAATACATAGATTT
This is a stretch of genomic DNA from Lotus japonicus ecotype B-129 chromosome 1, LjGifu_v1.2. It encodes these proteins:
- the LOC130729137 gene encoding uncharacterized protein LOC130729137 isoform X2; the encoded protein is MFSLRSDPCPEWIYDVLLSYCVNDDSAKSFASLLYTTLTEAGVDVFKDDGKLRSGDQISYFSSVLHAIGVSRISIIVFSRNYAASQWCMEELEKIMECRRTISQRVIPVFYEVDPSDVFMQEGAFGEGFEDKLISWRAALSEANNILGLHSVDSRREHDEINKVVEDVMEDVKADLLAFRQSKDLVGIESRVQDVVRLLNSQQSQHPQILGIWGMAGIGKTTIAKEVFSRIGHGFEALVFLNNVRECTLEHGLLSLQHKLLSTIFETEELQLHSIESAKKILRERLHDRKILVILDDVNEPEQLNALCGSRDWFSSGSVIIVTTRDRRLLKTLGVDHVYRVPELDQIESLELFCWRAFSQASPGEDFVELSRKVVAYSGGLPLALKVTGRTVFGSDASEWKSLLPKLKRDLDHKLYRVLKSCFDDLDETAKVVGLDIACFYSGMDRNEVIQMYAFSAEVALQVLQDQSLLIINENNKLRMHVLLQHAGREFQKEKVLQKVALGKIYDVFLSFRGKDSRPKFVSHLHTSLENAGIYVFRDDDEIRRGDTISDSLLRSLRQSRICIVVLSKHYANSKWCMLELENIMEYRQTMGLVVVPVFYEVDPSDVRHQAGEFGKAFEDLITRTSLDEEDDTVQNCRTALLQVGGIAGVVIINSRNESEDVKKVVEDVTDLLGKTDLFVAEHPVGVEARIQDVIQLLHSHQSKAPLLLGIWGMGGLGKTTIVKAVYNQIRRDFEAKSFLLNVREVCEQNNGIVSLQQKLLSDIYKTTKIKIDNVESGRVELKRRLSQKKIFLVLDDVNRLDQLASLCGSCEWFGQGSRIIITTRDENIVSRAFGVELVYRIKEMDEKESLELFSWHAFKQPIPGEGYADLSRDVVEYCGGLPLALQVIGSFLLTRRRTTEWKNVLEKLKVIPNGEVMEKLKISFDGLSDDDIKEIFLHLAFFFIGMDQHDVIKILKDCEHFAEIGISVLVQQSLVTIDRKNRIGMHDLLRDMGREIVRKKSVDGGKEPSRLWHYQDLDFVLSKDTRKTDVQGLTLKSPEMDTTYNFEAKAFEKMDKLRLLQLAGVKIDGDYKYLSKDLRWLCWHRFPLKYTPTDFHQQSLVAIDFKYSNLEQVWKKSQLLKKLKFLNLSHSPNLRQTPDFSNLPNLEKLVLKDCSSLSSISHTIGNLNELVLLNLKNCTSLHSLPKSIYKLKSLKTLILSGCSKIDKLEEDIEQMESLTILVADNTAITRVPFAVVRSKSIGYISLCGYEGFSRDVFPSIIRSWMSPTNNILFQVQTSSMGMSSLDILYEQNSSSSGLFYALKDLQKLRRLWVKCDSEVQLNECVERILDALKITNCAELEATPSTSQVSNNSSALLDCHNQVRISGSKLSSTSLLIQMGMNCRVFNTLKETILQMSPIESGLLPSDDYPDWLTFNSDCSSVTFEVPQVDGRNLRTIMFIVYSSSPDNITSEGLKNVLMINCTKNTIQLYKKGALGSFNEEEWQKVVSNIEPGNKVKVVVFFEKEFIVKKTSVYLIYDVPTDQKTEHCHEPDKSVPVSGGDENDFSQPEGSNADPPPCLKKKKIKHKDTQKPIPNDIVEKFPEIPGGEAVYVYREADRNVPPETQGPQIPPSGIPTRTNIEVPSPPIENPLKEAAVSENEPLQNPFPKIVNPSGPTSEAQILDTLNEPTVQQQESPPCPSLNIKDYEKMLEDDPFQLMMKIISKEIHFSDTKQISTKTSESSTSTPLPMLINQLKELIFSVDLIEALPSNTFLSNQIRKVMDEIEVHQDKLKAYRDIGVGNFCYWYNDLTSTIDQIKNSKLFIFQLEADQEEIRQKLMKTRSKYDGAIAAVLMGASRRCEIKNEIQSLKQQISELEKEDALIIEEELKCEDQKRNIIEEIKVLSKEALEKGKETAALQKKKKKHESVLEALRKTYEEMKFKQTF